The following proteins come from a genomic window of Micromonospora echinofusca:
- the rsmA gene encoding 16S rRNA (adenine(1518)-N(6)/adenine(1519)-N(6))-dimethyltransferase RsmA has translation MTGLLGPAEIRELAARLGVTPTKRLGQNFVHDPNTVRRIVTAAGLSPDDVALEVGPGLGSLTLALLPAAAHVHAVELDPTLAAALPETAARHAGPDAARLSVHHADALRVRAAELADPAPTALVANLPYNVAVPVVLHLLAELPSLRQGLVMVQKEVADRLVAGPGSKVYGVPSVKLAWYASSRAAGKVPPNVFWPVPNVDSGLVAFTRREPPRADVPRERVFAVVDAAFAQRRKTLRAALAGWAGGADRAAEALTAAGVDPGARGEALTVEQFAAIAASAPVAPPAAQ, from the coding sequence GTGACCGGTCTCCTCGGCCCGGCGGAGATCCGGGAACTGGCCGCCCGGCTGGGCGTCACCCCCACCAAGAGGCTCGGCCAGAACTTCGTGCACGACCCGAACACCGTCCGGCGCATCGTCACCGCCGCCGGGCTGTCCCCGGACGACGTGGCGCTGGAGGTCGGCCCCGGCCTCGGCTCCCTCACCCTCGCCCTGCTTCCCGCCGCCGCGCACGTGCACGCCGTGGAGCTGGACCCGACGCTGGCCGCCGCGCTGCCGGAGACCGCCGCCCGGCACGCCGGCCCCGACGCCGCGCGGCTGAGCGTGCACCACGCCGACGCGCTGCGCGTCCGCGCCGCCGAGTTGGCCGATCCCGCGCCGACCGCGCTGGTGGCGAACCTGCCCTACAACGTGGCCGTGCCGGTGGTGCTGCACCTGCTGGCCGAGCTGCCCAGCCTGCGCCAGGGGCTGGTGATGGTGCAGAAGGAGGTCGCCGACCGGCTCGTCGCCGGCCCGGGCTCCAAGGTGTACGGGGTGCCGTCGGTCAAGCTCGCCTGGTACGCCTCGTCCCGCGCCGCCGGCAAGGTCCCGCCGAACGTCTTCTGGCCGGTGCCGAACGTCGACTCGGGGCTGGTCGCCTTCACCCGCCGTGAGCCGCCCCGCGCCGACGTACCCCGGGAACGGGTCTTCGCCGTGGTGGACGCGGCCTTCGCGCAGCGCCGCAAGACCCTGCGCGCAGCGCTGGCCGGCTGGGCCGGCGGCGCCGACCGGGCGGCCGAGGCGCTCACCGCCGCCGGCGTCGACCCCGGCGCGCGGGGCGAGGCGCTCACCGTCGAGCAGTTCGCCGCCATCGCCGCGTCGGCTCCGGTCGCCCCACCCGCCGCGCAGTAG
- a CDS encoding acyl-CoA desaturase, translated as MSTTSLDPAAGPKPLTQGTQSRGILIALWAFVVIPFLALLAAVPVAWGGWLSWTDVAVAAFWYVVSGLGITVGYHRYFTHGSFKAKRWLRVALAVSGSLAVQGEIIQWVADHRRHHAFSDLEGDPHSPWRYGESVRGLTKGLFHAHVGWLFGRELSNRRRFAPDLLADRDINRVDRLFPLLVVVSVLGPALMGGLLTWSWRGALSALFWAGLVRIALLHHVTWSINSVCHVYGERPFAVRQGDRASNFWPLAIVSFGESWHNLHHADPTSARHGVLRGQVDISARVIWLFEKAGAAWDVRWPKPERIAAKLVEPAAGR; from the coding sequence ATGTCCACCACGTCCCTCGACCCCGCCGCCGGTCCGAAGCCGCTCACCCAGGGCACCCAGTCACGGGGCATCCTCATCGCCCTCTGGGCGTTCGTGGTGATCCCCTTCCTGGCCCTCCTCGCCGCCGTGCCGGTCGCCTGGGGCGGCTGGCTGAGCTGGACCGACGTGGCCGTCGCCGCGTTCTGGTACGTCGTCTCGGGCCTGGGCATCACCGTCGGCTACCACCGGTACTTCACCCACGGGTCGTTCAAGGCGAAGCGCTGGCTGCGGGTCGCGCTGGCGGTGTCCGGCTCGCTGGCGGTGCAGGGCGAGATCATCCAGTGGGTGGCCGACCACCGGCGTCACCACGCCTTCTCCGACCTGGAGGGCGACCCGCACTCGCCGTGGCGGTACGGCGAGAGCGTCCGGGGTCTGACCAAGGGTCTGTTCCACGCGCACGTCGGCTGGCTCTTCGGCCGCGAGCTGTCCAACCGCCGACGCTTCGCCCCGGACCTGCTCGCCGACCGGGACATCAACCGCGTGGACCGGCTGTTCCCGCTGCTGGTGGTGGTCTCGGTCCTCGGCCCGGCGCTGATGGGCGGCCTGCTCACCTGGTCGTGGCGGGGGGCGCTGTCCGCGCTCTTCTGGGCCGGCCTGGTGCGCATCGCGCTCCTGCACCACGTCACGTGGTCCATCAACTCCGTCTGCCACGTCTACGGAGAGCGGCCGTTCGCGGTGCGCCAGGGCGACCGGGCGTCGAACTTCTGGCCGCTGGCGATCGTGTCGTTCGGCGAGAGCTGGCACAACCTGCACCACGCCGACCCGACCAGCGCCCGGCACGGCGTACTGCGCGGGCAGGTGGACATCTCGGCCCGGGTGATCTGGCTGTTCGAGAAGGCCGGCGCGGCCTGGGACGTGCGCTGGCCGAAGCCCGAGCGCATCGCGGCGAAGCTCGTCGAACCGGCCGCCGGGCGGTAG
- a CDS encoding TetR/AcrR family transcriptional regulator, which produces MADVPGRDRATNRRPAVPAGAGKPSARVRMSAAQRREQLIAIARQIFAERGFDATSIEEVAARAKVSKPVVYEHFGGKEGLYAVVVDREVRALLDRITTALTAGHPRELLEQAALALLTYIEEETSGFRVLVRESPVLSAAGNFSSVMNDVAHQVEHILGAEFSSRGYDPKLAELYSQALVGMVALTGRWWLEVRKPRKETVAAHLVNLAWSGLSHLEAKPSLITVRGR; this is translated from the coding sequence ATGGCCGATGTCCCTGGCCGCGACCGCGCGACCAACCGGCGGCCGGCGGTTCCCGCCGGGGCCGGCAAACCCTCCGCACGCGTACGCATGTCGGCGGCCCAGCGCCGGGAGCAGCTGATCGCGATCGCCCGGCAGATCTTCGCCGAGCGCGGCTTCGACGCCACCTCCATAGAGGAGGTGGCGGCCCGCGCGAAGGTCTCCAAGCCGGTGGTCTACGAGCACTTCGGGGGCAAGGAGGGGCTCTACGCGGTGGTGGTGGACCGGGAGGTACGCGCCCTGCTGGACCGGATCACCACGGCCCTGACCGCAGGGCACCCGCGCGAGCTGCTGGAGCAGGCGGCACTCGCCCTGCTGACCTACATCGAGGAGGAGACCAGCGGCTTCCGGGTGCTGGTACGGGAGTCGCCGGTGCTGTCGGCGGCGGGCAACTTCAGCAGCGTGATGAACGACGTGGCCCACCAGGTGGAGCACATCCTCGGGGCTGAGTTCTCCAGCCGGGGCTACGACCCGAAGCTGGCCGAGCTCTACTCGCAGGCCCTGGTGGGGATGGTGGCGCTGACCGGCCGCTGGTGGCTGGAGGTGCGCAAGCCGCGCAAGGAGACCGTGGCGGCGCACCTGGTCAACCTGGCCTGGAGCGGGCTGTCGCACCTGGAGGCGAAGCCGAGCCTGATCACGGTCCGGGGGCGCTGA
- a CDS encoding alpha/beta fold hydrolase → MPFITVGTENSAPVDLYYEDHGSGQPIVLIHGFPFNGATWEKQTGPLLAAGYRTITYDRRGFGNSAQPASGYDYDTFAADLDVLMTELDLRDAILVGHSMGTGEVTHYLGVYGSQRVDRAVLLAPLAPFLLKTSDNPEGVEKSLFQGFQQAILDDRFAYLTTFCEAFFNYQENKGRLVSEEAFRAHWEIGTRASAKGTHDSVDAWQTDFRGDVSRIDVPVLIVQGDADAVLPYPKTGQRLQPMLPGSQLVTLKGAPHGIPWTNAAEVNRSIMDFIGAPAMARA, encoded by the coding sequence ATGCCTTTCATCACCGTGGGGACGGAGAACTCCGCCCCCGTAGACCTGTACTACGAGGACCACGGTTCCGGGCAGCCGATCGTGCTCATCCACGGCTTCCCGTTCAACGGGGCGACCTGGGAGAAGCAGACCGGGCCGCTGCTGGCCGCCGGATACCGGACGATCACGTACGACCGGCGGGGCTTCGGCAACTCCGCCCAGCCGGCGTCCGGGTACGACTACGACACCTTCGCCGCCGACCTCGACGTGCTGATGACGGAGCTGGACCTGCGGGACGCGATCCTGGTGGGGCACTCGATGGGCACCGGCGAGGTGACCCACTACCTGGGCGTGTACGGCTCGCAGCGGGTCGACCGGGCGGTGCTGCTGGCCCCGCTCGCGCCGTTCCTGCTGAAGACCTCGGACAACCCGGAGGGGGTCGAGAAGAGCCTGTTCCAGGGCTTCCAGCAGGCCATCCTCGACGACCGGTTCGCCTACCTCACCACCTTCTGCGAGGCGTTCTTCAACTACCAGGAGAACAAGGGCAGGCTGGTCAGCGAGGAGGCGTTCCGGGCGCACTGGGAGATCGGCACCCGGGCCTCGGCGAAGGGCACCCACGACAGCGTGGACGCCTGGCAGACCGACTTCCGAGGTGACGTGTCCCGCATCGACGTGCCGGTGCTGATCGTGCAGGGTGACGCCGACGCGGTGCTGCCGTACCCGAAGACCGGTCAGCGGCTCCAGCCGATGCTGCCCGGCAGCCAGCTCGTCACGCTGAAGGGCGCGCCGCACGGCATCCCGTGGACGAACGCGGCGGAGGTGAACCGCAGCATCATGGACTTCATCGGCGCGCCGGCGATGGCCCGGGCCTGA
- a CDS encoding DUF4383 domain-containing protein: MAHTPVNHPARPVYRAIGGLTGLYLVAFGVLGIIASAGNEVLAQDDTQVLGQGTNLGFSLLSVLLGAAVLAGTAIGRNIDVMINQWLAYVMMVISLAGLAFIQTEANIFNFSVFTVVALMVLSLVLLMVGMYGKVGTDEEQEAWQKARLVL, from the coding sequence ATGGCCCACACCCCCGTCAACCACCCCGCGCGGCCGGTCTACCGGGCGATCGGCGGGCTGACCGGTCTGTACCTGGTGGCCTTCGGCGTGCTCGGCATCATCGCGAGCGCCGGCAACGAGGTCCTCGCCCAGGATGACACCCAGGTCCTCGGCCAGGGCACGAATCTCGGCTTCTCGCTGCTCAGCGTCCTGCTGGGGGCGGCGGTGCTGGCCGGCACCGCGATCGGCCGCAACATCGACGTGATGATCAACCAGTGGCTGGCGTACGTCATGATGGTGATCAGCCTCGCCGGCCTCGCCTTCATCCAGACCGAGGCCAACATCTTCAACTTCAGCGTCTTCACCGTCGTCGCGCTGATGGTGCTCAGCCTGGTCCTGCTGATGGTCGGCATGTACGGCAAGGTCGGCACGGACGAGGAGCAGGAGGCCTGGCAGAAGGCCCGCCTCGTGCTCTGA
- a CDS encoding ABC-F family ATP-binding cassette domain-containing protein has protein sequence MANIVNLDRVSKGYGAAGPLLTDVSLGLDDADRIGVVGLNGAGKSTLLRLLTRIEEPDDGRVTHRRDLRVAWLPQTLQLAPEATVRDVVLGTAWLGESMGAEHEWAGDAGVRAILDGLGMPHLGLDQPVGPMSGGERRRVALAALLVRESDLLILDEPTNHLDVGGVDWLAKYLVGRKGALVVVTHDRWFLDAVCTTTWEVADQTVRAYEGGFAAWTLARAERDRVAAATEARRQNLLRKEIAWLRRGPPARTSKPRFRIDAANALIADVPPARDTMSLQRLATARLGKQVYDLEHVTLHAGPKEILRDTTWQVGPGDRIAVLGRNGAGKTTLLRMLAGITRPDGGRFATGSTVRPAFLSQELAELPGHLRVLEAVEEVARRVQLGDREVSAAQLAEVFGFDDRRLWTPVSDLSGGERRRLQMLRLLAGEPNVLLFDEPTNDLDTDTLAALEDLLDSWPGTVIVASHDRYLIERVTDVAYGMFGDGRLVHLPGGVDEYLARAAGRPDPVLPETASGAGADAPAATGMSAAEARQARKELARLERQVAKLEQKEATLLDQLAAHATDYAKVAELDAQLKELRAERERTEESWLALADEIPSS, from the coding sequence GTGGCCAACATCGTCAACCTGGACCGGGTGTCCAAGGGCTACGGGGCCGCCGGGCCGCTGCTCACCGACGTCTCGCTCGGCCTGGACGACGCCGACCGGATCGGCGTGGTCGGCCTCAACGGCGCCGGCAAGTCCACGCTGCTGCGGCTGCTCACCCGGATCGAGGAGCCGGACGACGGCCGGGTCACCCACCGCCGCGACCTGCGGGTCGCCTGGCTGCCGCAGACCCTCCAGCTCGCCCCCGAGGCCACCGTCCGGGACGTGGTGCTCGGCACCGCCTGGCTCGGCGAGAGCATGGGCGCCGAGCACGAGTGGGCCGGCGACGCCGGCGTGCGAGCCATCCTCGACGGCCTCGGCATGCCCCACCTCGGCCTCGACCAGCCCGTCGGCCCGATGTCGGGCGGCGAGCGGCGGCGGGTCGCGCTGGCCGCGCTGCTGGTGCGCGAGTCCGACCTGCTCATCCTCGACGAGCCCACCAACCACCTCGACGTCGGCGGCGTCGACTGGCTGGCGAAGTACCTCGTCGGGCGCAAGGGCGCGCTCGTCGTGGTCACCCACGACCGGTGGTTCCTCGACGCCGTCTGCACCACCACCTGGGAGGTCGCCGACCAGACCGTCCGGGCGTACGAGGGCGGCTTCGCCGCGTGGACGCTGGCCCGCGCCGAGCGGGACCGGGTCGCGGCGGCCACCGAGGCCCGCCGGCAGAACCTGCTCCGCAAGGAGATCGCCTGGCTGCGGCGCGGCCCGCCCGCCCGCACGTCCAAGCCGCGCTTCCGCATCGACGCCGCCAACGCCCTCATCGCCGACGTCCCGCCGGCCCGCGACACCATGTCGCTGCAACGGCTCGCCACCGCCCGGCTCGGCAAGCAGGTGTACGACCTGGAGCACGTCACCCTGCACGCCGGCCCGAAGGAGATCCTGCGCGACACCACCTGGCAGGTCGGCCCCGGCGACCGGATCGCCGTCCTCGGCCGCAACGGGGCGGGCAAGACCACCCTGCTGCGGATGCTGGCCGGCATCACCCGTCCCGACGGCGGGCGCTTCGCCACCGGCTCGACGGTCCGGCCGGCCTTCCTCTCCCAGGAACTGGCCGAGTTGCCCGGTCACCTGCGCGTGCTCGAAGCGGTGGAGGAGGTGGCCCGGCGGGTGCAGCTCGGCGACCGGGAGGTCTCCGCCGCCCAGCTCGCCGAGGTCTTCGGCTTCGACGACCGGCGGCTCTGGACGCCGGTCAGCGACCTCTCCGGCGGCGAGCGCCGCCGCTTGCAGATGCTGCGGCTGCTCGCCGGTGAGCCGAACGTGCTCCTGTTCGACGAGCCCACGAACGACCTGGACACCGACACCCTCGCCGCGCTGGAGGACCTGCTCGACTCCTGGCCCGGCACCGTCATCGTGGCCAGCCACGACCGGTACCTCATCGAACGGGTCACCGACGTCGCGTACGGGATGTTCGGCGACGGCCGGCTGGTGCACCTGCCCGGCGGCGTCGACGAGTACCTCGCCCGGGCCGCCGGCCGGCCCGACCCGGTGCTGCCCGAGACGGCCTCCGGGGCCGGCGCCGACGCCCCCGCCGCGACCGGCATGTCCGCCGCCGAGGCGCGGCAGGCCCGCAAGGAGCTGGCCCGGCTGGAACGGCAGGTCGCCAAGCTGGAGCAGAAGGAGGCGACGCTGCTCGACCAGCTCGCCGCGCACGCCACCGACTACGCCAAGGTCGCCGAGCTCGACGCCCAGCTCAAGGAGCTGCGGGCCGAGCGGGAGCGCACCGAGGAGTCCTGGCTGGCCCTGGCCGACGAGATCCCGTCGAGCTGA
- a CDS encoding 4-(cytidine 5'-diphospho)-2-C-methyl-D-erythritol kinase: MTEAWGPDDEDEQRRRGASGPVRVRVPAKVNLHLGVGPLRRDGYHELNTVYHAISIHDELTARRGDTLTLTMEGEGAGELALDDTNLAIRAAHALAGYAGVPPHARLHLRKQIPLAGGLAGGSADAAAALVACDALWGTGLSRDELARIAAGLGSDVPFLIHGGTALGTGRGETVSPVLARPTTWHWVVAVADGGLSTPAAYRELDRLRDVGTAGEPLGSTDALFAALRQRDPRVLAATLGNDLQDAALAMRPSLAETLKAGDAAGALAGIVSGSGPTCVFLATDAADAERIAAELTTADVCREARTAHGPVPGARIT, from the coding sequence GTGACCGAGGCCTGGGGACCGGACGACGAGGACGAGCAGCGGCGGCGTGGCGCCAGCGGACCGGTGCGCGTCCGGGTGCCCGCCAAGGTCAACCTGCATCTCGGGGTGGGGCCGCTGCGCCGCGACGGCTACCACGAGCTGAACACCGTCTACCACGCCATCTCGATCCACGACGAGCTGACCGCCCGTCGGGGCGACACGCTCACCCTCACCATGGAGGGCGAGGGCGCCGGCGAGCTGGCCCTGGACGACACCAACCTGGCCATCCGGGCGGCCCACGCCCTCGCCGGCTACGCCGGGGTGCCGCCGCACGCCCGGCTGCACCTGCGCAAGCAGATCCCGCTGGCCGGCGGGCTGGCCGGCGGCAGCGCCGACGCGGCCGCCGCGCTGGTCGCCTGCGACGCGCTCTGGGGGACCGGGCTGTCGCGTGACGAGCTGGCCCGCATCGCCGCCGGCCTCGGCTCCGACGTGCCGTTCCTGATCCACGGGGGCACCGCGTTGGGCACCGGCCGGGGCGAGACGGTCAGTCCCGTGCTGGCCCGCCCCACCACCTGGCACTGGGTGGTGGCCGTCGCGGACGGCGGCCTCTCCACGCCGGCCGCCTACCGGGAACTCGACCGGCTGCGCGACGTCGGCACCGCCGGCGAGCCGCTGGGCAGCACCGACGCGCTCTTCGCCGCGCTGCGCCAGCGCGACCCCCGGGTGCTCGCCGCGACCCTCGGCAACGACCTCCAGGACGCCGCCCTGGCGATGCGCCCGTCGCTGGCGGAGACGCTGAAGGCCGGCGATGCGGCCGGCGCGCTGGCCGGCATCGTCTCCGGTTCGGGTCCGACCTGCGTCTTCCTCGCGACGGACGCCGCCGACGCGGAGCGCATCGCCGCGGAGCTGACCACCGCCGACGTGTGCCGCGAGGCGCGCACCGCGCACGGCCCGGTCCCCGGCGCGCGCATCACCTGA
- a CDS encoding TatD family hydrolase translates to MLAAMSEPTETRKQRAARRAGEFPPVPEPLPRPVLDSHTHLDITVSEAGVPPRPRADGEPGDGPAGDPVAVAVAVAASVGVDRLVQVGVDVASSRWGADVADTHPAVLATVALHPNEAPRLSDLDEALREIEALAARDRVRGIGETGMDFFRTGEEGRAVQEESFRAHVAIAKRYGKALVVHDRDAHADVLRILDDEGAPDTVVLHCFSGDADFARECVRRGYLLSFAGTVTFGSAAALREAAAATPVGQLLVETDAPYLTPMPHRGRPNASYLIPLTVRSLAETTGTDLDELCAAISATGDRVFGPW, encoded by the coding sequence ATGCTGGCCGCGATGAGCGAGCCCACCGAAACCCGCAAGCAGCGCGCCGCCCGCCGGGCCGGGGAGTTCCCGCCCGTACCCGAGCCGCTGCCCCGCCCCGTGCTGGACAGCCACACCCACCTCGACATCACCGTCAGCGAGGCCGGCGTACCCCCACGCCCGCGCGCGGACGGGGAGCCGGGCGACGGGCCCGCCGGGGACCCGGTCGCCGTGGCCGTGGCCGTCGCCGCGTCGGTGGGCGTCGACCGGCTGGTGCAGGTCGGCGTGGACGTCGCCTCCTCCCGCTGGGGCGCCGACGTCGCCGACACCCACCCGGCCGTGCTGGCCACCGTGGCGCTGCACCCCAACGAGGCCCCCCGCCTGTCCGACCTGGACGAGGCGCTGCGCGAGATCGAGGCGCTCGCCGCCCGGGACCGGGTGCGCGGCATCGGCGAGACGGGAATGGACTTCTTCCGCACCGGCGAGGAGGGCCGCGCCGTGCAGGAGGAGAGCTTCCGGGCGCACGTCGCCATCGCCAAGCGGTACGGCAAGGCGCTGGTCGTGCACGACCGCGACGCGCACGCCGACGTGCTGCGGATCCTCGACGACGAGGGCGCCCCGGACACGGTGGTGCTGCACTGCTTCTCCGGCGACGCCGACTTCGCCCGCGAGTGCGTCCGCCGGGGCTACCTGCTCAGCTTCGCCGGCACGGTCACGTTCGGCAGCGCCGCCGCCCTGCGGGAGGCCGCCGCGGCGACCCCGGTCGGGCAGCTCCTGGTGGAGACCGACGCGCCCTACCTGACCCCGATGCCGCACCGGGGCCGGCCGAACGCCTCGTACCTGATCCCGCTGACCGTACGGTCGCTGGCCGAGACGACCGGCACGGACCTGGACGAACTCTGCGCCGCCATCTCCGCCACCGGCGACCGCGTCTTCGGCCCGTGGTGA
- a CDS encoding DUF4383 domain-containing protein: MPHFPVNHPARPVYRLLAGLVGLYILVFGVWGVALTVGDPLFDRGDNWALGLRTNLAFSLASVVFGIVLVVGASRRGNLGHYMNLTAGIIFLVTSILMMSVLQTQANFLNFSMSTVIVSMLFGLLLLGTGLYDKVGTDEHAEEERRRRHHPVSEAHGR, from the coding sequence ATGCCGCACTTTCCCGTGAACCATCCGGCGCGACCGGTCTACCGGCTCCTCGCCGGCCTGGTGGGGCTCTACATCCTGGTCTTCGGGGTCTGGGGCGTCGCCCTGACGGTTGGCGACCCACTCTTCGACCGGGGCGACAACTGGGCCCTCGGGCTCCGCACCAACCTGGCCTTCTCGCTGGCCTCCGTCGTCTTCGGGATCGTGCTCGTCGTCGGGGCGTCCCGGCGCGGCAACCTCGGCCACTACATGAACCTGACCGCCGGGATCATCTTCCTGGTCACCAGCATCCTCATGATGTCGGTGCTCCAGACCCAGGCCAACTTCCTCAACTTCTCGATGTCGACGGTGATCGTGTCGATGCTCTTCGGCCTGCTCCTGCTCGGCACCGGCCTGTACGACAAGGTCGGCACCGACGAGCACGCCGAGGAGGAACGGCGCCGCCGCCACCACCCGGTCTCCGAGGCCCACGGCCGCTGA